In the genome of Brienomyrus brachyistius isolate T26 chromosome 17, BBRACH_0.4, whole genome shotgun sequence, one region contains:
- the LOC125712113 gene encoding T-lymphocyte activation antigen CD80 isoform X1, protein MAPRNLYYTCQMMLIVFVPLAANTGSSDPVVEIHVEVGGTAKFTCPNNRRSDLEFMYLQKDVGTTSIFVNGFHAQKPVETAYKNRSDVSSENRHVILRDLSPADEGVYDCIVRTKIDSLTSRIKYRLTITANYSQPQVMEIHNDSRCIITCSSSGGYPLAKMVMVLVPDLYQPVMDKHIRDPDTELFSVFGSITLNISQPLSVTCTMGNRSSAPQDVCQRIPPSQPDSIIIVIACVLVTVLFIVALAVVLQRRRCSCSRSQAATYSAAQRSEYQSPGSLQMS, encoded by the exons ATGGCACCGCGAAATTTATACTATAC ATGCCAGATGATGCTCATCGTCTTCGTGCCGCTAGCGGCGAATACTG GATCGTCAGACCCAGTTGTGGAGATCCACGTGGAAGTGGGTGGTACAGCCAAGTTCACGTGCCCCAACAATAGGAGGAGTGACCTTGAGTTCATGTACTTGCAGAAGGATGTCGGCACAACTTCTATCTTTGTGAACGGTTTCCACGCTCAGAAACCGGTTGAAACCGCATATAAGAACCGTTCGGATGTGTCAAGCGAAAACAGGCATGTGATTCTGCGGGACCTGAGTCCAGCCGACGAGGGTGTGTATGACTGTATAGTCAGGACCAAGATTGACAGCCTTACAAGCAGGATAAAGTACCGACTGACAATAACAG CCAACTACAGCCAACCCCAGGTGATGGAGATCCACAATGACAGCAGATGCATCATTACATGCTCCAGCTCTGGCGGCTACCCACTGGCCAAAATGGTGATGGTCCTCGTGCCCGATCTATACCAGCCCGTGATGGACAAGCACATTAGGGACCCAGACACCGAGCTCTTCAGCGTCTTCGGCTCCATCACGCTGAACATCTCCCAGCCGCTGAGTGTCACCTGCACCATGGGAAACCGCAGTTCAGCGCCGCAGgatgtct GTCAGAGAATCCCCCCGTCGCAGCCGGAcagcatcatcatcgtcatcgcaTGTGTGCTGGTTACCGTGCTTTTCATCGTCGCCCTGGCAGTGGTGCTCCAGAGGAGGAGATGTTCTTGCAGCAGGAGCCAAG CTGCGACGTATTCAGCAGCCCAAAGGAGTGAGTATCAGAGCCCTGGTTCTCTACAGATGAGCTG A
- the LOC125712113 gene encoding T-lymphocyte activation antigen CD80 isoform X2: MAPRNLYYTCQMMLIVFVPLAANTGSSDPVVEIHVEVGGTAKFTCPNNRRSDLEFMYLQKDVGTTSIFVNGFHAQKPVETAYKNRSDVSSENRHVILRDLSPADEGVYDCIVRTKIDSLTSRIKYRLTITANYSQPQVMEIHNDSRCIITCSSSGGYPLAKMVMVLVPDLYQPVMDKHIRDPDTELFSVFGSITLNISQPLSVTCTMGNRSSAPQDVCQRIPPSQPDSIIIVIACVLVTVLFIVALAVVLQRRRCSCSRSQAATYSAAQRK, translated from the exons ATGGCACCGCGAAATTTATACTATAC ATGCCAGATGATGCTCATCGTCTTCGTGCCGCTAGCGGCGAATACTG GATCGTCAGACCCAGTTGTGGAGATCCACGTGGAAGTGGGTGGTACAGCCAAGTTCACGTGCCCCAACAATAGGAGGAGTGACCTTGAGTTCATGTACTTGCAGAAGGATGTCGGCACAACTTCTATCTTTGTGAACGGTTTCCACGCTCAGAAACCGGTTGAAACCGCATATAAGAACCGTTCGGATGTGTCAAGCGAAAACAGGCATGTGATTCTGCGGGACCTGAGTCCAGCCGACGAGGGTGTGTATGACTGTATAGTCAGGACCAAGATTGACAGCCTTACAAGCAGGATAAAGTACCGACTGACAATAACAG CCAACTACAGCCAACCCCAGGTGATGGAGATCCACAATGACAGCAGATGCATCATTACATGCTCCAGCTCTGGCGGCTACCCACTGGCCAAAATGGTGATGGTCCTCGTGCCCGATCTATACCAGCCCGTGATGGACAAGCACATTAGGGACCCAGACACCGAGCTCTTCAGCGTCTTCGGCTCCATCACGCTGAACATCTCCCAGCCGCTGAGTGTCACCTGCACCATGGGAAACCGCAGTTCAGCGCCGCAGgatgtct GTCAGAGAATCCCCCCGTCGCAGCCGGAcagcatcatcatcgtcatcgcaTGTGTGCTGGTTACCGTGCTTTTCATCGTCGCCCTGGCAGTGGTGCTCCAGAGGAGGAGATGTTCTTGCAGCAGGAGCCAAG CTGCGACGTATTCAGCAGCCCAAAGGA AATGA
- the fzd4 gene encoding frizzled-4, translating into MHGIWGLDIVVLLLTLLCDQSVLADAFGDEDEMTCDPIRISMCQDLGYNVTKMPNLVGNVLQSDAELQLTTFTPLIQYGCSSQLRFFLCAVYVPMCTDKVPIPIGPCSSMCQSVKRKCLPVLTEFGFAWPELLNCSLFPPQNDQNHMCMEGPGDEDPPYHTIRTLQPMEEECHALGSGPEQYTWAKRSMSCVLQCGYDAGLYPRQAKLFADVWMAVWAVLCFLSTAFTVLTFLIDSSRFSYPERPIIFLSMCYNIYSVAFIVRLTLGRERTSCDLDEAAVPVLIQEGLKNTGCAIVFLLMYFFGMASSIWWVVLTLTWFLAAGLKWGHEAIEMHSSYFHIAAWAIPAVKTIVVLIMRLVDADDLTGLCYVGNQHVDALTGFVVAPLFTYLVVGTLFIGAGLMALFKIRSNLQKDGTKTDKLERLMVKIGVFSVLYMVPASCVVACYFYEISNWGDFRRSAHDSYLAVEMLKIFMSLLVGITSGMWVWSAKTLHTWQKCSSRLVGSGRTKRGGRPGGWVKPVKGSETVV; encoded by the exons ATGCATGGGATTTGGGGTCTGGATATCGTGGTGCTTTTGCTGACGCTCCTGTGCGATCAGTCGGTGCTTGCGGACGCGTTCGGGGACGAGGACGAGATGACCTGCGATCCTATCCGGATATCTATGTGTCAGGATCTGGGATACAACGTGACAAAGATGCCCAACCTGGTGGGAAACGTGTTGCAGTCGGACGCAGAGTTACAGCTGACAACTTTCACCCCCCTCATCCAGTACGGCTGCTCCAGCCAGCTCAGG TTCTTCCTGTGCGCGGTTTACGTGCCCATGTGCACCGACAAGGTTCCCATCCCCATCGGGCCCTGCAGCAGCATGTGCCAGTCCGTGAAGCGCAAGTGCCTCCCCGTGCTGACGGAGTTCGGCTTCGCGTGGCCGGAGCTCCTCAACTGCAGCCTCTTCCCGCCGCAGAACGACCAGAACCACATGTGCATGGAGGGGCCAGGGGACGAAGACCCCCCGTACCACACCATCCGCACCCTGCAGCCCATGGAGGAGGAGTGCCACGCCCTGGGCTCCGGCCCGGAGCAGTACACCTGGGCCAAGCGCAGTATGAGCTGCGTGCTGCAGTGCGGCTACGACGCCGGTCTCTACCCACGGCAGGCCAAGCTCTTCGCTGACGTCTGGATGGCTGTCTGGGCCGTCCTCTGCTTCCTGTCCACCGCCTTCACTGTGCTTACCTTCCTCATCGACTCTTCGCGCTTCTCCTACCCCGAGCGGCCCATCATCTTCCTCAGCATGTGCTACAACATCTACAGCGTGGCCTTCATCGTGCGCCTGACGCTGGGCCGCGAGCGCACCTCCTGCGACCTGGATGAGGCCGCCGTGCCCGTCCTCATCCAGGAGGGCCTGAAGAACACAGGCTGCGCCATCGTCTTCCTCCTCATGTACTTCTTCGGCATGGCCAGCTCCATCTGGTGGGTGGTGCTGACGCTTACCTGGTTCCTGGCGGCCGGCCTGAAGTGGGGCCACGAGGCCATCGAGATGCACAGCTCCTACTTCCACATCGCCGCCTGGGCCATCCCGGCCGTCAAGACCATCGTGGTGTTGATCATGCGGCTGGTGGACGCCGACGATCTCACGGGGCTCTGCTACGTGGGCAACCAGCACGTGGACGCCCTGACGGGCTTTGTGGTGGCACCACTCTTCACCTACCTGGTGGTTGGCACGCTCTTTATTGGTGCCGGCCTGATGGCGCTCTTCAAGATCCGCTCCAACCTGCAGAAGGACGGCACCAAGACGGACAAACTAGAGCGACTGATGGTGAAGATCGGCGTTTTCTCCGTGCTCTACATGGTGCCAGCGAGCTGCGTGGTCGCCTGCTACTTCTATGAGATCTCCAACTGGGGCGACTTCCGGCGCTCGGCGCATGACTCGTACCTGGCGGTGGAGATGCTGAAGATCTTCATGTCACTGCTGGTGGGCATCACGTCGGGCATGTGGGTCTGGTCAGCCAAGACGCTGCACACCTGGCAGAAGTGTTCCAGCCGGCTGGTGGGCTCAGGCAGGACCAAGAGGGGGGGCAGACCCGGTGGCTGGGTCAAACCAGTCAAGGGCAGTGAGACGGTGGTGTGA